In [Leptolyngbya] sp. PCC 7376, a genomic segment contains:
- a CDS encoding prepilin-type N-terminal cleavage/methylation domain-containing protein, with product MNNNQDQGFTLLELLVALAIIGILSAITTPLVLWANKPLQNATYQAAGIFSQGRSRAIATTSSIRIQPDPSDPDHSLIVEASDTRSCDPNTTQLTGAVPTTGNQLTVVSTNGFAAGDRLKVGDDETENVVLTTDSSTSVLTLGQPLGTSQASGEAVEIISTWTSDKTFFQEDMTLPDTVTIASNLNNWVLCFDSRGIASVSDDTGITTDDLEITLISEQSAKEGKITVFQGGLIDSVVIQPKPEVVVASASDTGTSTSDDSSSGTGSDSSSTGGGSDSATSSEDDASTEADDTSTDPEASTETETSTEPDDTSTEPEAIAEETEYELDNGVVVTVDDSSPIPPDPDPEPATTDPEPAATDPEPAATDITPPDNTSPDDEEPQTYEEKLVVYREWLDDNEYYQSLVEGTQTVDRDSEPYKNFITELIEKLTWLYS from the coding sequence ATGAATAATAATCAAGATCAAGGTTTCACTTTGCTGGAACTGCTGGTGGCTCTTGCCATTATCGGTATTCTTTCAGCAATCACTACTCCCCTCGTGCTGTGGGCAAATAAGCCGTTACAAAATGCGACTTATCAGGCGGCAGGTATTTTTTCACAAGGACGCTCACGGGCGATCGCCACAACTTCTTCAATACGGATCCAACCAGACCCCAGCGATCCAGACCATTCGCTCATAGTTGAAGCATCGGATACCCGCAGTTGTGATCCGAATACTACCCAGCTAACAGGAGCTGTCCCAACAACTGGCAATCAGCTGACAGTCGTTTCGACTAATGGTTTTGCGGCAGGTGATCGCCTCAAAGTTGGTGATGATGAAACAGAAAATGTCGTCCTCACAACGGATAGCAGCACTTCTGTTCTAACCCTAGGCCAACCGCTAGGAACATCTCAAGCTTCTGGCGAGGCTGTTGAAATTATTAGTACTTGGACTAGTGACAAGACCTTTTTCCAAGAAGATATGACCTTGCCAGATACGGTGACAATTGCCAGCAATTTAAACAATTGGGTACTTTGTTTCGACAGCCGTGGTATTGCAAGTGTGAGTGATGACACAGGTATCACCACCGATGATTTAGAAATTACGCTGATTAGTGAGCAGAGTGCGAAAGAAGGAAAAATCACTGTTTTTCAAGGTGGTTTGATTGATTCTGTTGTCATTCAACCGAAGCCAGAGGTGGTTGTTGCATCAGCTAGCGACACAGGTACAAGCACCTCAGATGACTCGTCCTCCGGGACTGGGAGTGATTCTTCCAGCACAGGAGGTGGCTCTGATAGTGCAACATCTAGCGAAGATGACGCCTCTACTGAAGCAGATGACACTTCGACAGATCCAGAAGCATCAACAGAGACTGAGACTTCGACGGAACCAGATGACACATCAACAGAACCAGAGGCGATCGCTGAAGAAACCGAATATGAATTAGATAACGGCGTTGTCGTCACCGTTGATGATTCCTCTCCCATACCTCCAGACCCGGACCCAGAGCCAGCAACTACAGACCCAGAGCCAGCAGCTACAGACCCAGAGCCAGCAGCTACAGACATAACCCCTCCAGACAATACGAGCCCAGATGATGAAGAACCTCAAACATATGAAGAAAAACTCGTCGTCTACCGAGAATGGTTAGATGACAACGAATATTATCAGAGTCTTGTTGAAGGCACTCAGACGGTAGATCGCGATAGTGAGCCATATAAAAATTTCATCACAGAACTCATTGAAAAATTAACTTGGTTGTATTCCTGA
- the clpP gene encoding ATP-dependent Clp endopeptidase proteolytic subunit ClpP, with protein sequence MIPTVIESSGRGERAFDIYSRLLRERIVFLGQQVNDEIANLIVAQLLFLEADDPEKDIYLYINSPGGSVSAGMGIFDTMNQVRPDVCTICIGLAASMGAFLLSAGEKGKRMSLPNSRIMIHQPLGGAQGQATDIEIQAKEILYLKGKLNQHLADHTGQPLDKIEVDTDRDFFMSAAEAMDYGLIDQVIDKSPSATNPPV encoded by the coding sequence ATGATTCCAACCGTTATCGAAAGTTCTGGTCGGGGCGAACGTGCCTTTGATATTTACTCCCGCCTTTTACGGGAAAGAATTGTTTTCCTCGGACAACAGGTTAATGATGAAATCGCTAACCTCATCGTGGCACAGCTCTTATTCCTAGAAGCCGACGATCCAGAAAAAGACATCTACCTCTACATCAACTCCCCCGGTGGCTCCGTCTCAGCAGGTATGGGCATCTTCGATACGATGAACCAAGTTCGTCCCGATGTCTGCACCATTTGTATTGGCCTTGCAGCAAGTATGGGCGCATTCCTACTCAGTGCTGGCGAAAAAGGTAAGCGTATGAGTCTACCCAACTCCCGCATCATGATTCACCAACCCCTCGGTGGTGCTCAGGGTCAAGCCACAGATATTGAAATTCAAGCAAAAGAAATTTTGTATCTCAAAGGTAAGCTCAACCAGCACCTCGCAGATCATACGGGTCAACCCCTCGACAAGATTGAAGTTGATACTGACCGTGACTTCTTTATGTCCGCAGCGGAAGCGATGGACTATGGCCTAATCGATCAGGTGATTGATAAGAGTCCTTCTGCAACAAATCCACCTGTTTAA
- the gmk gene encoding guanylate kinase has protein sequence MTSPGKLIVLTGPSGVGKGTLVRELLPRHEQLFLSISATTRQPRTGEVDGKDYFFKSRAEFEAMIAAKELLEWAEYAGNYYGTPLPPVKAQMKKGNSALLEIEVVGANSVKNIFPEALRIFILPPSFEVLEERLRGRGTDADEVIAKRLTRAKEELELSTEFDYQIINDDLEQAIADIEAAIFS, from the coding sequence ATGACTTCCCCCGGAAAACTTATCGTCCTTACAGGCCCTAGCGGTGTTGGGAAAGGCACCCTTGTCCGTGAACTATTACCCCGCCACGAGCAGCTTTTTTTATCGATCTCCGCAACAACCCGTCAACCCCGTACCGGAGAAGTAGACGGCAAAGATTATTTTTTTAAAAGCCGTGCAGAATTTGAAGCGATGATTGCGGCAAAAGAATTATTAGAGTGGGCGGAATATGCTGGCAATTATTATGGAACCCCTCTCCCTCCTGTAAAAGCCCAAATGAAGAAAGGGAATTCGGCATTATTGGAAATTGAAGTAGTTGGTGCCAATTCCGTTAAAAATATTTTTCCTGAGGCTCTTCGGATTTTTATTCTGCCGCCTTCTTTTGAGGTATTAGAGGAAAGATTACGGGGACGGGGCACAGATGCCGACGAAGTGATTGCAAAACGTTTAACCCGCGCCAAAGAAGAACTCGAACTGAGCACAGAATTTGACTATCAGATTATTAATGATGATCTCGAACAGGCGATCGCCGACATTGAGGCCGCTATCTTTTCATAA
- a CDS encoding class I SAM-dependent methyltransferase yields the protein MSEYIHGYDPEEQQRLVEQAQYWSDRLFLPNLDLEPDAHILDIGCGVGAVLGIISQKYPDLIFAGVDLQPRQIAFATQYLTDLGLNFDLRAGDAYQLPWADNTFDFALTVWLLEHVPDTAGVLQEALRVLKSGGQICLMETDYQSLLVHPTHPDFEYFREALCELFFAANGNAYVGRSLGAYLVQAGFAEVNNEAIAFHYWQTPENEELRGLVNHIDTWLKLMIPQMVEKLGKDGDRLKNGLEHFRNVPNDPLGSITLNIYRATGTKL from the coding sequence TTGTCTGAATATATTCATGGTTACGATCCTGAGGAGCAGCAACGTCTAGTTGAGCAGGCTCAGTATTGGAGCGATCGCCTCTTTCTTCCGAATTTAGATCTTGAACCAGATGCCCACATTCTTGATATTGGCTGTGGCGTTGGGGCTGTGCTTGGCATTATTAGCCAAAAGTATCCCGACTTGATTTTTGCTGGAGTCGATCTTCAACCACGTCAAATTGCCTTCGCGACGCAATATCTGACAGATTTAGGGCTGAATTTTGATTTGCGAGCGGGAGATGCCTACCAATTACCTTGGGCAGATAATACGTTTGATTTTGCGTTGACAGTGTGGCTATTAGAGCATGTGCCAGATACTGCAGGTGTTTTACAAGAGGCTTTGCGAGTTCTGAAATCTGGCGGACAAATCTGTTTAATGGAAACGGATTATCAAAGTTTGCTGGTGCATCCGACTCACCCGGATTTTGAATACTTTCGGGAGGCATTATGCGAGCTATTTTTCGCTGCGAATGGTAATGCTTATGTGGGTCGCAGTTTAGGTGCTTATCTCGTGCAAGCTGGTTTCGCTGAAGTGAATAATGAGGCGATCGCCTTTCACTATTGGCAAACTCCAGAAAATGAAGAGCTACGCGGTTTGGTGAACCATATCGATACGTGGCTAAAACTGATGATTCCGCAGATGGTTGAAAAATTAGGCAAGGATGGTGATCGCCTCAAAAACGGCTTAGAACATTTCCGCAATGTCCCGAACGATCCACTAGGTTCGATTACGCTCAATATTTATCGAGCTACTGGCACAAAGCTTTAA
- a CDS encoding prepilin-type N-terminal cleavage/methylation domain-containing protein yields the protein MLFYINNFLFRDIDKKEDNGGFSLIESIVSLLIFVITFSLAAPLFVAQQKSNINNEIRTGAVSLSQQVLDNLRLETSLTLGETNESSISSLGKEYSYNQFVCSDKPSFNADSSVSCNTTVDLSNPMRYILLQVEYNEETIYTVETIYTDIQ from the coding sequence ATGCTATTTTATATCAACAATTTTCTTTTTAGAGATATCGATAAAAAAGAAGACAATGGTGGATTCTCTCTCATTGAATCTATCGTTTCCCTCTTAATTTTTGTGATTACTTTTTCCTTGGCAGCACCTTTATTTGTTGCCCAACAGAAAAGTAATATCAATAATGAAATTCGCACAGGAGCTGTATCTCTTTCTCAACAAGTGCTCGACAACTTACGTCTAGAAACATCCCTGACGCTCGGCGAAACCAACGAAAGTAGTATTAGCAGCTTAGGAAAAGAGTATAGCTACAATCAATTTGTCTGTTCTGACAAGCCTAGCTTTAATGCTGATAGCTCTGTGTCATGTAATACCACAGTAGATCTCAGCAATCCTATGCGATATATCCTCCTTCAGGTCGAATATAATGAAGAGACAATTTATACAGTGGAAACCATCTACACAGATATCCAATAA
- a CDS encoding PilW family protein yields MKRQFIQWKPSTQISNKLSFYLKLLDYQRKTKNNSSELGFTLVELLVSLAIGLLVISLAFFGSVLNRQIFVQDRARSEIAQTLRLPLDTVGNDIKQAGEGIGTSDPNFPVVLLTQNPTQLTIRRQLVPTSIPVCRDIAVGSSDPVVVLDQNGGTPLVGCEITVLSDADSDGWPDQWDNAEKFRDYRLNNGSAIRAFIYNGNGEGEFFDYQNERAFDIDDNEIPNPLATVNPVEYTTLDSNSNVWTNNYLGDSSSRIYLLEERRYQLDETSNTLQLITDNSQTLSITNNIDILEVAVIVEQDNVEHTCTVLPPTTATDCDPVLTNSYSWSQIKAIDVMLQVAADSSPALALQENCPDPNDCEALQLRRQFVPRNVFNF; encoded by the coding sequence ATGAAGAGACAATTTATACAGTGGAAACCATCTACACAGATATCCAATAAGCTGAGTTTTTATCTCAAACTTTTAGATTATCAAAGAAAAACAAAAAATAATTCTTCAGAACTAGGATTTACTCTAGTTGAGCTTTTAGTATCCCTTGCTATTGGCTTGCTGGTAATCAGTTTAGCTTTTTTTGGCAGTGTCCTTAATCGCCAAATTTTTGTACAAGATAGGGCACGTTCTGAGATTGCCCAAACATTACGTTTACCTCTTGATACTGTCGGCAATGATATTAAACAAGCAGGAGAGGGAATTGGTACCAGTGACCCTAATTTCCCTGTCGTCTTACTCACTCAAAACCCAACACAGCTAACGATTCGACGTCAACTAGTCCCAACATCCATTCCTGTTTGTCGTGATATTGCAGTGGGTTCGAGTGATCCTGTTGTCGTACTCGATCAAAATGGTGGAACGCCTTTAGTCGGATGTGAAATCACAGTACTTTCTGATGCTGATAGTGATGGGTGGCCAGACCAGTGGGACAATGCCGAAAAATTCCGTGATTACCGCCTCAATAATGGTAGTGCCATCCGTGCTTTTATTTACAATGGCAATGGTGAAGGAGAATTTTTTGATTATCAAAATGAAAGAGCATTTGATATCGATGATAATGAAATCCCCAATCCATTAGCCACAGTAAATCCTGTCGAATATACGACATTAGATAGCAATAGTAATGTTTGGACAAACAACTATCTAGGTGATAGTAGTAGTCGTATTTATTTGCTTGAAGAGCGCCGTTACCAACTGGATGAAACATCCAATACTCTACAACTAATTACAGATAATAGTCAGACATTAAGTATCACCAATAATATCGATATTTTAGAAGTGGCGGTGATTGTCGAGCAAGACAATGTTGAACATACTTGCACCGTTTTGCCACCGACCACAGCAACAGATTGTGACCCTGTTTTAACCAATTCTTATTCTTGGTCTCAGATTAAAGCTATTGATGTGATGTTACAGGTAGCAGCAGATTCGTCACCGGCATTAGCTTTACAGGAAAATTGTCCGGATCCGAATGATTGTGAGGCTCTACAACTAAGGCGACAATTTGTTCCTCGAAATGTCTTTAATTTCTAG